Proteins encoded in a region of the Phalacrocorax carbo chromosome 15, bPhaCar2.1, whole genome shotgun sequence genome:
- the DRG1 gene encoding developmentally-regulated GTP-binding protein 1, giving the protein MSGTLAKIAEIEAEMARTQKNKATAHHLGLLKARLAKLRRELITPKGGGGGGPGEGFDVAKTGDARIGFVGFPSVGKSTLLSNLAGVYSEVAAYEFTTLTTVPGVIRYKGAKIQLLDLPGIIEGAKDGKGRGRQVIAVARTCNLILIVLDVLKPLGHKKIIENELEGFGIRLNSKPPNIGFKKKDKGGINLTATCPQSELDTETVKSILAEYKIHNADVTLRSDATADDLIDVVEGNRVYIPCIYVLNKIDQISIEELDIIYKVPHCVPISAHHRWNFDDLLEKIWDYLKLVRIYTKPKGQLPDYTSPVVLPYCKTTVEDFCMKIHKNLIKDFKYALVWGSSVKHNPQKVGKDHTLEDEDVIQIVKK; this is encoded by the exons ATGAGCGGCACGCTGGCGAAGATCGCGGAGATCGAGGCTGAG ATGGCTCGGACGCAGAAGAACAAGGCCACGGCTCACCacctggggctgctgaaggcCCGCTTGGCCAAGCTGCGCCGGGAGCTCATCACCCCCaagggaggcggcggcggcggccccggggaaG GTTTTGATGTTGCAAAGACGGGTGATGCCCGAAttgggtttgtgggttttccATCTGTGGGGAAATCTACTCTTCTAAGTAATCTTGCTGGTGTATACTCTGAAGTGGCAGCGTATGAATTCACTACGCTAACTACTGTGCCTGGAGTCATTAGATACAAAGGAGCAAAGATACAG CTACTTGACCTCCCAGGAATTATTGAAGGTGCCAAGGATGGTAAAGGCAGAGGACGGCAAGTCATTGCAG TTGCTCGAACGTGTAATCTCATTCTGATTGTTCTGGATGTGCTGAAACCCCTTGGTCACAAGAAAATCATTGAGAATGAACTGGAGGGATTTGGAATTCGCCTGAATAGTAAGCCCCCCAAtattggctttaaaaaaaaggataaaggaGGCATTAACCTTACAGCCACA TGTCCTCAGAGTGAACTGGATACTGAAACAGTGAAGAGCATCTTAGCAGAATATAAAATCCACAATGCTGATGTCACGCTGCGCAGCGACGCCACTGCTGATGACCTAATAGACGTTGTTGAAGGGAACAG gGTTTACATCCCATGCATTTACGTCCTAAATAAAATTGACCAGATTTCCATTGAGGAACTAGATATTATTTACAAAGTACCCCACTGTGTACCAATATCTGCTCATCATCGCTGGAACTTTGATGATCTGCTGGAGAAAATTTGGGACTACTTGAAGTTAGTACGAAT CTACACCAAACCTAAAGGGCAGCTCCCAGACTATACCTCTCCTGTGGTACTACCTTACTGCAAGACCACAGTGGAGGATTTTTGCATGAAGATCCACAAAAATCTTATTAAAGACTTTAAATA tGCACTGGTCTGGGGCTCATCTGTTAAACACAACCCTCAAAAAGTTGGTAAAGACCACACTCTTGAAGATGAGGATGTTATTCAGATTGTGAAGAAATAA